The Bombus pascuorum chromosome 12, iyBomPasc1.1, whole genome shotgun sequence genome contains the following window.
AAGAAACTAGCTCGCTTGCAAAAATGTTCACAGAAAGTGTTGAATTGCAAATGCGAAATGCGGCAAGTGcgatttcttcttattttgttAAACGACGCTTTTCTGCTTATTTCATCTGCACTATTAAACCATCATTCGATCGTTACGTCGATCGCTAGAATTTGGCCGAACTGGCTTCTCTTCTATTAACCAAACTCATCATCTATCGCTATTCATTTTCGTAAATCAaggaaaatatagaaacgtgCACGCGTTCATCGATTCTTCTTACAATTAACGCGATCGCACACAGGTAAATGCTTTACTATCTCTAATTATCATCGAAACATCTGGAACATCGCTGCACGTAACGATCACGGTAATCGTGATTATGTATCTAATCGATTGCCTATTGCGCTCTGCTGCTAATCGCTCGAACGAATTTATGGAAACGAATGAGGAACAGAAAAGGAAAcgggagaaagggagagagaaagatggCGAGAATGAGAAAGATCGTACGCTTAAATGGAGCTAGTGCGAGCTTAAGAAGAGTACGCTTGTGAGAAGCTAATTGTCGCTGATGCCGCTGGGAACGTAACAATTAGTCGACGTATTAGTAAAGCAGAGTTCGTGCCTCTAGTTGAGAAGCATTCCTCGCATGCCATACGTGGCTCATAAACGGCTCGTGACTGTAATCCACCTGCCGTACCATACCGTGTACCATGGCGGCAGTCTGGTACCGATAAGAGTTCATGCGCGCGTACGTCCCAGCGTCCTTGCAGCTGAGATCAACAGGATACGCAACCTGACAAGACCTTCGACCGAATCCTACACGGAAAAGTATCTTCGATCCAAGGATCACATCGTAAGTCTGCCACGTTTCTCGTGATATCTGTTCAGTGCAAAACAGCGTCATCATTCGTGGCCATTAGCATGAGCGTCATCCAGTCATCATCCATGTCATCGATCGTATTACACCGATCATTGTCGTCGTCGTGTCTCTTCACGATTTCAACTCGTCTTCGACACGCAACATCTGGCATCCTTGTTCGGCGGAATCGCGTCGTCTTTTTAATGGACATCTCGAGAAATGTAGAGCTTTTACACTCCTATGATCCATACTTGACGAGTCGCACTTGACTCTGCGAGCATTGTTAATTCTTCGAACAGCCTGTACGAATTTCGTGTTTGGAGGACTACGTTCGGAGCATGCTTAACACCTGAAATTCATAACTTCGTATCGTATCTTTGTCGCGTCTCTTCATTTCAGAATATAGAACTTAATCCAATAGAGTCGGTCAACTGGATTAACCGAATAACGAACAAATCGTAgtagatacatatataattcctCTCGTAAGAGAGTGGTCCTTCGTTCGACGTATATTTTACGTATCTCTCTTCGCAGTACTTCGACGACGAGGCGAGGGAAATACGTGCGAGAGTGGATTCTCTTCTTCGACGAGTTCACGTCTTCATTCCACGAGCCGTAGCAAGGTATTTAAGCAGCGATTGTTATGCGGTTAGAACGAAAATGAAAGCAATTCTAGAGCACGATTCTAAGCATTTGTTAGACGATCGAATCGCGTAGCGATCGATACTCCGAAATATATCATTCGACGGCACGATAATACGAACCGTTTAATTTTTAGCGACTTCGCGGAAGAGATAATACCAGAACGTATGGGCAGCGGGGATTACGTCCGTCGACTAATCTCTGGAAAGCACAACGCGAAGAAAGACACGATAGAGCCGATTTCCTGGTATGATGTACCCGATCGAGGTAACTTCGGTAATCTGGCTTGCGTTAAATATGTCGCCGGCAAGCCACAATCGGTCAGGAAACCCTACTTCAAGGTTGCTGATTTACGTCCTTCGGACGTCAAAAACGATGTCAATTTTCTGAGTTACTACAGCAAGAACCGCGAAGCGGCGGCTAACGCCTGTGAGTAATTTCGATATACCGACGCGACGCCACGATTATGTATACTTAATGAAACGACGGTTACGAACACTATAACTGACAATCGGACACGAACGACACGTACGACGATTCGAGAAAAGAAATACTCTCGAGTGCACTAGCTTTCCTTTGCGATCGACGTCTATATGAAACAGACGGTACAAATCAACCAATAATTTACTGAATTCGAACACGAAACATGTAGAAACAATAGGAATACGTAGTAGTACGTTATAGCGGGAAAGTTTAATGCGCGAATGACACTAATTATATCTTTCGAAATATAACGTACAATTATAAATGCAAAGCGATTTCTTACTATCCGATgtcgataaagaaaaaaaaaagaattagaatGTCATTTGGCATTAATCTCCCTCGCACTCTGTTATCACATATatcttaaagaaaattttggaaaataaaagcgGCCATATGACGCCGTTGTGTGTACgtttttttggttttttctTTCCCGCTCggttttctactttttcttctcttttttggATGGATTGCCATTGATGCGCTCTATCTGACAATTTTTGCTGTGCTGtgttattcttatattttagcGTATTTTTCCTCGTTCGTTACGTAGTTTcctctttatctttttttttttcctcgtaTTTTGTTCGTAGCTGTACAtttctgttatattatatatatatatgtatattgtgtCTAATGAAACATGTATGTAGCGACGAAGGTGTGAGACAGAACATTGTTTTTTTCCTCGTCTATGCTGCATCAAACGGTTCAgtacgtttttcttttcttactttGTTCATCTTCATCGTCACCGCGCACATTAACGGAATAAACGGCAATCACGACGATACGCGGTTTGAAACTGGAAACCGAAAAGAAAGCAAGATTTTGCACGAAGACGAACTTCAGTATCAGGCAGAATCGGATGACTTGGACACGTACACGCGGGTAAAAATGGCAGAGAAGAACCAGTTCGGCTTTTTTCAACGTTTCAGGCAAAGGATGGAGGGATCGAGTTCCAGAGCTATACGAAGATccaacaaaaaacaaaaagaaggaggaggaagTGAAAGAAAACGAGACACCCGCAGAGGAGTGACTACGCTCGCgttaaatatcgtttcactTTTTAAATCAACGAAACTACCGCCTTTTAATTTGGGAACGCACGTTCCCGCTTCTATACAAAGATGACTCGCGCAACATGTTCCTTATTCTAAGATCGATCGCGTGTGAAAATCTTTACCGAAAGTATTTCTGCCCGAGGTAAAAACCCGAGACTGATAGTCGAgtatttcattaaaagttAGACACGTCTGTGTCGACTTAATTCGATTTCTATGAATGatcgtaatttcgtaataGCAGTTACGAGTAATCGTTTGTATCGTACTGTTTgagcaaaatttcatttccttgAGAAATTTTTACGCACGATTCGAGTAATCTGTAATTATATTGGATGTTAATACGATGTTcattatttcgtttctcgttGAATCTGTTCGACCTTGCCAGAAAATGTCCAAATAAATTAAGCATAACCGATGATTAAAACAGCACCGTGAATTGTTCCCCTTGCACAAAAATCGGGAAATTAGAAGAAGTGGCTTAGCAGTGAATGCATTGCTTCGAGGTAAGATTCCTTACGTGCTTTACCTACATTTCTAATAATTAGGCCGGCTGACATTTTGTTTCTGAAGTGAAGTTGAGTGGTTTTCGGTtgttgaaaagaaatattaattttaatagtaaCAGTAACGGCACTGTAACGACAAGAGTCGTTATTACGATAACGATATCACAGTATCGTACAATCTTGCATTAAAAGGGACGAAAGAGTCTCGCACGAGTTCATTTCGTGCTACGAGCGCTATCTAAATATAATCctaatgaaaatgtaatttgtaacataaacGAACGTGAAAATCCCAGCGAAGAAGCGAATGCTACTCAAGTTGAAACATGTTAAGTATAAATCGTGTGTTTTTATTCATTGACCATCGTATTACGATCATCGTTTCCACGTATGTATAATCGGAGACAAACGCAAAACCGAGATAAAACGAGGACAACAATCCGATTCATCGTTCCTGCAAATCGTATTACGTCGtaatatttcgtcgtaagaggaaatatcataaatcgcagaaataatttcatcgcCGATATTCTCGTATTCAAAGTTCTTTAATATTCTAATTCATTGGTCGCACACCATCGtatgtgtaaatattaatttgcttTATCTTTGTAAAGCATCCTATCCGTGTCGATAGGATATGGTGAATTAACAAATACGTTTTGTATCGTAACACACTTCCCAAATATTGCCCTGGCTAACGTTTTAATCGCAGCTTTACTCCGCGTTTTCACTCGTGTTTATTTCAGATACAGAAATATAGCCTCGCAGGAATCTTGATCGTTAACTGAATATTTACGTTTCGTATTATTCTATAGCGCCAGATGTGCCGATGACGGAAAGAGAATTACGGAAGGGTCAGTAATATTTCTCACTAACTTTCGTCGATAAATGCAGCCTGTACATGTTATTTCGTTGTCCTTGTTCACgtaatttgacaaattttagCGCGAGCGTTGCAACCTGATTTGGATGAATCAACGCTGAGGAAAGGTACGATTCTTCTTGAAATTCCAAGTGTTCATGTTCCATACAAAACATGACATCGTGATCGTTCCATGTATCTTGTAGAAGTTAAAACAGATAAAGAAACGGAATCAAAGCCAGAAAAGAAACGTGGATTTAAGCGAGGAAAAGCGGAAACGAAGGGAACGGAGGACGAAGCAACCAAAGCTTCGACATTACAATCTATAAGGGAGCCAGAACCGGTAAATGAACCTCAATCTAAACCGGAAACTATAAAAGAGGCTGAAATTGCATCAGAAATTGCAAAACAACCCGAACCCTTGCAAGAATCCGAACTCAGCAAACAACCTGAACCTGTAAAAGCACCTAAATCCGCGAAAAAAGTCAAACCTATGAAAGAGCCGGAACCTGTGAAAGAAGCGAAACCTTCGAAGGAACCTGAACCTGCGAAAGAACCGGAACTTGCGAAGCAAACGGAACTTGCGAAGGATCTGGAACCTGCCAAGGAACCGGAGCCTGTGAAGGAACCAGAGCCTGTGAAGGAACCGGAGTCTGTGGAGGAACCGGAACCTGTGAAGGAAGCGGAACTTGCGAAAGAAGTAGAACCTGCGGAGCAAGCAGAACCCGTGAAACAATCAGAACCGGAATTGGAAGCTATAAAAGAGCCCGTGAAGGAATCCGAATCCACGAAGGAAGTGGAATCTGTGAAGGAACCTGAGCCACTTCGAGAACCTGCGATATCGTTAGAACCGGAATTAAACTCGGTAAATCTAGCGGAATCTGAACAGGGATCGCAAGCAGTTACGGAAGCCCTGCAAGAGTCAGAATCAGAAGCAGTTCAAGGGCCACAACCGACATCCGAGCTAGAAACCAATCAAGAATCTATGCCGAAAGCAAGTTCAGAACCTCAAATTACAGAAGGTGTAAGTGAGTCGGACGAAACAGACGAAAAGAAGGCGACAAATAAAATTGGTATGTTGATCCGAAAAAGAAGTTGCCTAagaattgattaaaaaaattgtaggTAGACATACCGAGTCAGCTGGCGAGTATAAAATGTAACCAGatgattatgattattattatagcgTACAATTACTCCCAAATCTATTTTATGTTGCATGATATTCGTTTTGTATCGTATATAATTCCTTTGTTCGGTCTTTGAAAACGTATCGTAATGTATTGTGCGCGAGACGTTGCACAAATGAAAGTTGgtcaatttaaaataaaaatttttaagcaaGGAAAATTTTGATCGACCAGTTAATGagaagattttaatttcagtGAAACATGACAAGGAAGAGGCGGTTAAAAGAATAGAGCAATACCTGATTAAAGCTGTTGAGGAGGCAAGGTGCgtagtttttaataaaattggcaCGTATCGGTAATTACGATATTATGCAAGAAGCGAGACTGTTGGCAAAACGATTAACATCATAACATTGAACTCGGCCAGGTAACCTGCTAATCGATTTGCAATCGACATACTAGCCAAAATTTCAACCTCTGTCGAACTGAAATCGTAATTGAGCTAGCGGGACACGGATATCTAATAACGACGCTATAATCGAGcactgaaaatatttcatacgatCCTTCGATGATTCGTTATAGGActgaggaagaaaagaaacaggcTGCCGAGGAAGAAATAGTAAAACTCGAAGCGGATGAGGTGAAAGCATGGGAAGCATTACAGGTAGCGCAGGAACGTTTGGCGCATCTTGACGAAATTGTGGAACAAGAAAAAGCCGAAGCTGAAAGAAAAGTCGAGGAGGCGAAAATCGAGGCTAGTCGATTGGAAACCGAAAGAATACTTGAGGAAGAAAGGTATAATTTATGCATTAGAAGAAGATATGTGTTTTTGAATTGTGAATCTCGTACGATGTAACTGatgcataattttttatattaggaAAATAGCAGAAGCTAAAACAATGGCTACGTTGAAGGAACAGGAGCGAATGATCATAGAGGAAGAACTCGAGAAGGCTCGTGACCAAGAGGAAACAGAGATAAGGTTAGCGAATGTTACGTTCGACGATCCAGATGAAGTGAAAGACATCGAACATTATCACGACGATGTGATAACCAGCGATATCACTGATCaggaaagggaagaaaggCTCTGTGATCCAGTTACAGATGACGATACGAGGGTAAATACCAATTTCAACAACTAACAACGTCTCGATAACTCATGAGTAACAATTAACCCGCAACTACTCGCAGCCTCCTCGCAACTGCAGCTGCAACTCAGTCGTAACTGATTAGTGATTACAGATTAGTGATTACTGATTGCTGACTACTGACCACTCTCTCCACTAAGATATCCTTTTCATACCAGAGTTTTTGGTATTACTATAACGTACagcttttttaatttcccaATGTCCTAAAGGTCTACGGAATTATGGCCTATCGGAATTATCCATCCCTCCCGGACTGTCAgcacttttatttctttctacctGTTTCAACGGTTTTTCCTCGATActacgtataatattaatattatatcttatttttgcTATTTTCTACGAAGGTCGAAGATGATGTGCAAGAAGAAGAACGGTTTGAGATGGCACAAGATCCTTTCGTCGAGGAACCAGAAGGAGCGGAAAGCAAACCTGTAACCGGTGGGAATGCCGTCGAAGAATCGCCAAACATCGAAGAAGTAACGTCTGGTGGAGAAGAGAGTTTCGAATGGGCCGAAGAAGATGCTTAAAAATTTCTCAGAAATTGCGTCTCCTCCTTACAAACATTAGGTACATGCTATCATTGTCGCGTTCCGAGTATTACCATTGCATCTCATTAAATCGCGTATAAGAATAGGATGAACATTTGTCAATTTCGAGTATCGTCAAACGTCGTTCAATTTAAATCGTTTTGagtctttttttctcctttatcAGCTTCAAACTATCTGCATGTATTGTTAATGCGTACTTCATGGTTAAATATCATATGAAAATGATCCTCTCAATGAACTGTAcattactatatttatttaacattacgTCCATCATCAAgcgattttatattatattcttacaCGTAGATCTAATTGTATAGATCACAAATACAGCTATGCAAATAGAGCGGCAGAgatacgagaaagaaaaaggaaaagcaaaggaacgaggaaacgaaaaagaaaaggaaaaaggaaatgattatttatttcccaGGCGAAGAAATTGCTTAGTGAATGTTCCAATTATATAGAGTATAGAGACTATTGTATAATATCGTCGTATTTATTTCCTGTAATTTATCTTCCTGTATACGCTTATTCTAACATTTCACTTAATCGATATCAGAGAATGCTTTCCTAGGTCTTACGTAacgtataaataatgtatactACAATTGCGAATGAAAACGAGTatgtaagaaattattaacttcATATCGGTTATGCTGAAAATGGAAAGTCGgcagaattttataataactatgcaaaattaaataattaaataattatgcaaaatattacCGCGATGTTTTGAATGGTAGCCTTGTTAGCGTGTTTTTTTACGAAGAAAACCAAAAGTATGTGGTGaacaacatatatatatatctatcaaTTGTCACGGTGTTCCTACACTTTATTCGCACAGTGCTTTTCGTATTTCTAGCACGCTCTGTATATtcacataatatttatttcgattacACCTCTatagcaataaaaattaacaaatgaGTATTTGAGAaggatatattattatcaccTTCACATTTCCCTTTATTCACATCTGTCCATTTCTAGGTACATCTATCATCTATAAGACTATCGAAACTTCAAAACTGAcctttttttgtaacttcAAGTTCTACGTCGAACATGAACATTGGCAAAGTTATTTTTACGGTAAATCTTGATTGtgtaaaatagagaaaatgaaaacatgGTAGAACGAAACAGTCTCtaaatattacgaaacaaGTACGAAAGCAAAGTATGCGAATTAGGATAATTCGTTAAATCGTTTTATACCTGTTGAAGTTTATCTCGGAATAGAACAGAGAGGAACCAGTGgatgaatatataatagaaataaagttaataaGTATAGGTACAATGTATGCTAGTCCAAGTCCGCACCCTGGCAGCGTTACTTTACTATGCTAAATGCCTACGTTTACAGTACTAATTTGTGCCTTCCTATCCTTATCTTTACCTAAACTTTATCtccaatattattattcttttaatcgatgttaaaaagataaatgcCACAATTATAAGGTCGCTTTCATAGGAAGAACAATCGCGTATATCTCGACCTTcgttaatattacataatatcgtTTCTAGTACAAAGACTGGGAAAATTTATGTGAaaaaacacatacatacatacatagattTTACTAGTACATTGTGAGCATCGATAGCGGATCATAATTTCTTCAGAATTAACGCTAGCCAGAGGGCGGAACACAAGATACGATCATCGAACgttatcatatttatatgcGACTCTAGAATCACGTCAAACGTCAAACATCAAGGAAAaatggtatttaattaaaagaaaaaatattcatagcgTTCTAGCTAAGATATAAATGATGGATGACGTTGAATTAAATGCCATACGATTGATTGTATCGATTagttaattttcaaaacgaaAAACCGTAAGCGACAAGGTAAAATCGTTTGTACAAGGCAGGAGGGTCGTAATCAGGAAACCGATGATCGTCCTAAACGTCCGTCGACGGTACGTTGGCCTACCGGTACTATcataattttcagaaatgaGCGCCGAGATTAGAGAGAATTGACGTCATCGTCGCGACAATAAAAAGAGGGATTCGCGTTCGTTCGTCCGTTCGTTCGCAGAGAATGatgtgtatatgtacatatcacTGAATCGTCGTCGGCAATGAATCGTCGAGAAAGCGGGATGCAACGTAAGCACAAATATGCATGtatggatatatatatatacatacataaatttgCAGTTACACATTGAAAACATTGCGGTTAAAcgcattatttttcaattaaggGACGTCAATGGCAAACGTCAagatcttttaataaattttctcggAATATTGGATATCTTGATTTTCCCTTACTCGTTCAAATATTTAGgaatttcgatcgtttcacCACGAAATATGTACATCTTTGTTCTTCTTCCTCCATCACGCAAACGTCAATCGTAATAAACATTCAAGGGATATTTATGGAAGTCTTTATAAACAGCGCATTTACGTCGTCTCGCATGATAAATGATATATGCAGTACTAATATTTCTAAAGCGAGTTATATCCGTAAAACTGAAAGATTTTAAACAGCCATCTTCGTAGTATCACCCCGTTCTGTGTGTACGACATTGACAATGAATTGTGTGAATAGTGCGGCGCGAACGTAAGCACAAACGGCACCTTAGAAAAGTCGATTC
Protein-coding sequences here:
- the LOC132912617 gene encoding golgin subfamily A member 6-like protein 22 isoform X3, which encodes MVYESDFYTTRRPYSRPLVSSYSITYFDDEAREIRARVDSLLRRVHVFIPRAVASDFAEEIIPERMGSGDYVRRLISGKHNAKKDTIEPISWYDVPDRGNFGNLACVKYVAGKPQSVRKPYFKVADLRPSDVKNDVNFLSYYSKNREAAANASPDVPMTERELRKARALQPDLDESTLRKEVKTDKETESKPEKKRGFKRGKAETKGTEDEATKASTLQSIREPEPVNEPQSKPETIKEAEIASEIAKQPEPLQESELSKQPEPVKAPKSAKKVKPMKEPEPVKEAKPSKEPEPAKEPELAKQTELAKDLEPAKEPEPVKEPEPVKEPESVEEPEPVKEAELAKEVEPAEQAEPVKQSEPELEAIKEPVKESESTKEVESVKEPEPLREPAISLEPELNSVNLAESEQGSQAVTEALQESESEAVQGPQPTSELETNQESMPKASSEPQITEGVSESDETDEKKATNKIVKHDKEEAVKRIEQYLIKAVEEARTEEEKKQAAEEEIVKLEADEVKAWEALQVAQERLAHLDEIVEQEKAEAERKVEEAKIEASRLETERILEEERKIAEAKTMATLKEQERMIIEEELEKARDQEETEIRLANVTFDDPDEVKDIEHYHDDVITSDITDQEREERLCDPVTDDDTRVEDDVQEEERFEMAQDPFVEEPEGAESKPVTGGNAVEESPNIEEVTSGGEESFEWAEEDA
- the LOC132912617 gene encoding golgin subfamily A member 6-like protein 22 isoform X2, translating into MVYESDFYTTRRPYSRPLVSSYSITDRPITLPISTILQYFDDEAREIRARVDSLLRRVHVFIPRAVASDFAEEIIPERMGSGDYVRRLISGKHNAKKDTIEPISWYDVPDRGNFGNLACVKYVAGKPQSVRKPYFKVADLRPSDVKNDVNFLSYYSKNREAAANASPDVPMTERELRKARALQPDLDESTLRKEVKTDKETESKPEKKRGFKRGKAETKGTEDEATKASTLQSIREPEPVNEPQSKPETIKEAEIASEIAKQPEPLQESELSKQPEPVKAPKSAKKVKPMKEPEPVKEAKPSKEPEPAKEPELAKQTELAKDLEPAKEPEPVKEPEPVKEPESVEEPEPVKEAELAKEVEPAEQAEPVKQSEPELEAIKEPVKESESTKEVESVKEPEPLREPAISLEPELNSVNLAESEQGSQAVTEALQESESEAVQGPQPTSELETNQESMPKASSEPQITEGVSESDETDEKKATNKIVKHDKEEAVKRIEQYLIKAVEEARTEEEKKQAAEEEIVKLEADEVKAWEALQVAQERLAHLDEIVEQEKAEAERKVEEAKIEASRLETERILEEERKIAEAKTMATLKEQERMIIEEELEKARDQEETEIRLANVTFDDPDEVKDIEHYHDDVITSDITDQEREERLCDPVTDDDTRVEDDVQEEERFEMAQDPFVEEPEGAESKPVTGGNAVEESPNIEEVTSGGEESFEWAEEDA
- the LOC132912617 gene encoding golgin subfamily A member 6-like protein 22 isoform X1; this encodes MVYESDFYTTRRPYSRPLVSSYSITDRPITLPISTILQLRSIPRMPYVAHKRLVTVIHLPYHTVYHGGSLVPIRVHARVRPSVLAAEINRIRNLTRPSTESYTEKYLRSKDHIYFDDEAREIRARVDSLLRRVHVFIPRAVASDFAEEIIPERMGSGDYVRRLISGKHNAKKDTIEPISWYDVPDRGNFGNLACVKYVAGKPQSVRKPYFKVADLRPSDVKNDVNFLSYYSKNREAAANASPDVPMTERELRKARALQPDLDESTLRKEVKTDKETESKPEKKRGFKRGKAETKGTEDEATKASTLQSIREPEPVNEPQSKPETIKEAEIASEIAKQPEPLQESELSKQPEPVKAPKSAKKVKPMKEPEPVKEAKPSKEPEPAKEPELAKQTELAKDLEPAKEPEPVKEPEPVKEPESVEEPEPVKEAELAKEVEPAEQAEPVKQSEPELEAIKEPVKESESTKEVESVKEPEPLREPAISLEPELNSVNLAESEQGSQAVTEALQESESEAVQGPQPTSELETNQESMPKASSEPQITEGVSESDETDEKKATNKIVKHDKEEAVKRIEQYLIKAVEEARTEEEKKQAAEEEIVKLEADEVKAWEALQVAQERLAHLDEIVEQEKAEAERKVEEAKIEASRLETERILEEERKIAEAKTMATLKEQERMIIEEELEKARDQEETEIRLANVTFDDPDEVKDIEHYHDDVITSDITDQEREERLCDPVTDDDTRVEDDVQEEERFEMAQDPFVEEPEGAESKPVTGGNAVEESPNIEEVTSGGEESFEWAEEDA